One part of the Desulfurobacteriaceae bacterium genome encodes these proteins:
- the fliN gene encoding flagellar motor switch protein FliN, with translation MEKDRLALLEDIPVTISVVLGKRKMLLKEVLELEQNQIITLNKYVDEPVDIYVNDRFFGYGEIVVENNKVGIRILSIVDEESND, from the coding sequence ATGGAGAAGGATAGGCTCGCCCTTTTAGAAGATATTCCCGTTACTATTTCTGTGGTTCTTGGTAAACGTAAGATGCTCCTTAAAGAGGTTTTGGAGCTTGAACAGAACCAGATTATTACTCTCAACAAGTATGTAGATGAACCGGTGGATATTTATGTGAATGATAGATTCTTTGGCTATGGGGAAATTGTAGTTGAGAACAACAAGGTAGGCATTAGGATTTTGTCAATTGTTGATGAGGAAAGTAATGACTGA
- a CDS encoding ParM/StbA family protein, translating to MEDWKKVELLATDTGYSYLKGAWKEEGKLRLVRIPSAVAQFEDNTSGLEGALTPDIYYKGNYYLAGEKAKNFETRLIDTYQEDFSVVYTPVLIYELMRENRILPEKVCVSIALSEFDKEIIVFDPEGKIKRGKKKKLIRDYVSSFEINGERFRFEVLVFPQGVGIWLDVGTPENAVIVDIGDRTVDLVFVRGGQIVGAGYTTGFQNEGTMKMADTLAREVKKLTKKPVDLKKAKMWLEEDKVVYGGKEIDLKPIKERIALHYMREIITKLNSKPEIKDFIDTYGKVIFAGGGARFVPEEIKEYFGIEIPKEPEFSNVRGFLKALEEKGDAETETKNA from the coding sequence ATGGAGGACTGGAAGAAAGTAGAGCTCCTTGCTACAGATACTGGTTACTCTTATTTGAAAGGAGCTTGGAAAGAAGAAGGTAAGTTAAGACTTGTTCGTATTCCTTCTGCTGTTGCTCAGTTTGAGGATAACACAAGTGGCCTTGAGGGAGCTCTTACGCCGGACATTTACTACAAAGGTAACTATTATCTTGCTGGAGAAAAAGCAAAAAACTTTGAAACAAGATTGATAGATACTTATCAGGAAGATTTTTCTGTGGTTTATACGCCTGTCTTAATATATGAACTGATGAGGGAAAACAGGATACTTCCCGAGAAAGTTTGTGTTTCTATAGCTCTGTCGGAATTTGACAAAGAAATCATCGTTTTTGACCCTGAGGGGAAAATTAAGAGGGGAAAAAAGAAGAAACTCATAAGGGACTATGTATCGTCTTTTGAAATAAATGGAGAGAGGTTTCGTTTTGAGGTTTTGGTGTTTCCTCAGGGAGTAGGAATTTGGCTTGATGTTGGGACTCCGGAAAATGCCGTGATAGTGGACATTGGAGATAGGACGGTAGACCTTGTTTTTGTTAGGGGAGGTCAGATAGTGGGAGCAGGTTACACGACAGGTTTTCAAAATGAAGGGACTATGAAGATGGCCGATACCTTGGCAAGAGAAGTGAAGAAGTTAACGAAGAAGCCTGTAGACCTTAAGAAAGCTAAGATGTGGCTTGAAGAAGACAAAGTTGTGTATGGTGGAAAGGAAATAGATTTGAAACCCATAAAGGAAAGAATAGCCCTTCACTACATGAGAGAGATAATCACTAAGTTAAACTCTAAGCCGGAAATAAAGGACTTTATAGATACTTACGGTAAAGTGATTTTTGCCGGCGGTGGTGCAAGGTTCGTGCCTGAAGAAATAAAGGAATATTTCGGGATTGAAATTCCTAAAGAACCGGAGTTTTCAAACGTTCGTGGATTTTTAAAGGCTTTGGAGGAAAAGGGAGATGCTGAAACTGAAACCAAAAATGCTTAG
- a CDS encoding helix-turn-helix domain-containing protein has protein sequence MLYVYRFRLYPLREQVEFLNRQIGHCRFVYNKLLEIAKEDYEREGKKWNYYEYKKLLPKLKQEFLFLKEANIQSLQKAVKWLDRAFNYSVISCCVLCICYQLLLKSLRRC, from the coding sequence ATGCTCTACGTTTACAGATTCAGACTCTATCCATTGAGGGAGCAGGTAGAGTTTCTAAATCGCCAGATAGGACATTGCAGGTTTGTTTATAACAAGCTCCTTGAAATAGCAAAGGAGGATTACGAAAGAGAAGGTAAGAAATGGAATTACTATGAATACAAAAAACTACTTCCTAAACTCAAGCAAGAGTTTCTGTTTCTCAAAGAAGCGAATATCCAATCACTCCAAAAAGCAGTGAAGTGGCTTGATAGAGCTTTTAATTATTCAGTTATCAGTTGTTGTGTTTTGTGTATTTGTTATCAGTTATTGCTAAAATCTTTAAGAAGGTGTTAG
- a CDS encoding tyrosine-type recombinase/integrase codes for MTFQKAISKWETYALHKLSPRTFQIYRRRLKELLSTIGDRELPLSKPEIAHAIGNIISSSVREQTIAAYQSLRKFLRDFSEIELPEVPDFIKPRTRKELPKPVSEEVFWKMLRIAKERAKEGFSWKLAAVILMGLAGLRASEALSVNQFNLEKDREGVIWIRVRGKGRKERRIPMPRNQYTEWLWENRQNVLPLGIHYQTLYQTIQSIGKKAGDLNVTPHRLRHTYGTMLSRRGIPIQIIQELMGHTSPVTTMGYIKVADKEKVMAVDKIEKG; via the coding sequence ATGACTTTCCAGAAAGCTATATCAAAATGGGAGACTTACGCACTACATAAACTATCCCCCAGAACTTTCCAGATTTACCGCCGTCGCCTAAAAGAGCTCCTTTCTACTATTGGGGACAGGGAGCTCCCTCTTTCAAAGCCTGAAATTGCCCACGCAATAGGAAATATCATTTCAAGCTCTGTTAGGGAACAGACGATAGCAGCTTATCAGTCCTTGAGAAAGTTTCTCAGAGACTTTTCCGAGATAGAACTTCCAGAAGTCCCAGACTTTATAAAGCCGAGAACCAGAAAGGAGCTTCCAAAACCTGTCTCCGAAGAAGTATTCTGGAAAATGCTAAGAATTGCAAAAGAAAGAGCTAAGGAAGGTTTTTCTTGGAAGCTAGCGGCAGTAATCTTAATGGGACTGGCAGGATTAAGGGCAAGTGAAGCTTTGTCGGTCAATCAGTTTAATCTTGAAAAAGACAGAGAGGGAGTTATTTGGATAAGAGTTAGAGGAAAAGGGCGAAAAGAGAGACGTATTCCTATGCCGAGAAATCAATACACTGAATGGCTTTGGGAAAATAGGCAAAATGTCCTACCTTTAGGGATACACTATCAAACACTCTATCAGACCATTCAGTCTATTGGGAAAAAGGCTGGAGACCTGAACGTTACTCCTCATCGGCTAAGGCATACCTATGGAACAATGTTGTCTCGTAGAGGGATACCTATCCAGATTATTCAGGAGCTTATGGGACATACGAGTCCAGTTACTACAATGGGTTACATAAAGGTGGCAGACAAAGAAAAAGTAATGGCCGTTGATAAAATAGAAAAAGGGTGA